The region AATTCAAGACCTAAGTCACCTAATTTGTATTTTTGGATTTTACCACTGGTTGTGAGTGGGAATTCATCAACAAAGAATACGTATTTAGGTACTTTGTATCTTGCAATAGATCCAATACAGAAGTCACGAATATCTGCTTCAGTAATATCCTCAAAGCCAGGTTCTTTAATAATAAATGCTCCAACAATTTCACCGTATTTTTCATCAGGAATACCAGCAACTTGAACGTCCTGTACACATTCATGAGTGAATAAAAACTCTTCAATTTCACGTGGATAGATATTTTCCCCACCTCTGATAATCATATCTTTGATACGGCCTACAATGGAATAATATCCATCTTCATCAATTGTTGCGAGATCTCCGGAGTGTAACCATCCATCTGGTTCAATTGTTTCAGCAGTTTTTTCAGGCATGTTATAATATCCTTTCATAACATTGAAACCTCTGCACATAATCTCACCGGTTTCTCCAACACCCACTTCTTCACCAGTTTCAGGATCTACAATTTTTACTTCAATGTTTGGGAATTTACGTCCAACAGTATTGATTTTTTTCTCAAATGAATCTGCAGCATTAGTTTGTGTAAAACCAGGTGCTGCTTCAGTAAG is a window of Methanobrevibacter sp. DNA encoding:
- a CDS encoding AMP-binding protein — protein: AISSIQKEKCTSIYGVPTMFIGMMNHPMFEMFDMSSLRTGIMAGSTCPVETMKDAIEKMNMKEITSVYGLTEAAPGFTQTNAADSFEKKINTVGRKFPNIEVKIVDPETGEEVGVGETGEIMCRGFNVMKGYYNMPEKTAETIEPDGWLHSGDLATIDEDGYYSIVGRIKDMIIRGGENIYPREIEEFLFTHECVQDVQVAGIPDEKYGEIVGAFIIKEPGFEDITEADIRDFCIGSIARYKVPKYVFFVDEFPLTTSGKIQKYKLGDLGLELLDQRRERGEL